A single region of the Phalacrocorax carbo chromosome 4, bPhaCar2.1, whole genome shotgun sequence genome encodes:
- the LRIT3 gene encoding leucine-rich repeat, immunoglobulin-like domain and transmembrane domain-containing protein 3, translated as MYLFVYFYLLLSFFEEMHGFCPSQCTCIYHGRSDGTGTRSVLCNDPDMYEIPVNVPVDTVKLRIEKTVIRRIPTEAFYYLVDLKYLWVTYNCVANIDISSFYNLKQLHELRLDGNLLSTFPWESLAEMPNLRTLDLHNNKVTSIPADAGRYLRNLTYLDISSNKLTTLPSDLMDIWPPFSEAVLSKNKDILATQRVILGLQDNPWFCDCRISKLIEFSKIVDISVVLLDPLVSCSGPESLAGILFQRAELEQCLKPSVMTSATKITSPLGSNVLLRCDATGYPTPQLTWTRSDNIPVNYTVIQETPGEGVRWSIISLTGISYKDAGEYRCKAKNLAGMSEAAVTVTVVGVVTTTVSPQKYVRKQEAERQTTTREESKQEPERTTAPLPTTPTTTALVSTERSTSIRLTDKKQSRPMFDGKKNSKAVTNGNKKQTGEISKKGEETKQTGAISTKGEETSLNTAGMAEQNVTVKNLRVISETDERVTLTWKTVNATSNSAVTVLYSKYGEKDMLPLSTDSSKNKVTIDGLQPSTQYMACVSPKGVPPTKEQCIIFSTDRLSDESSSQFSILILASSAACVVVLPLVFFLLYKVLKLHVKPKTAREADLAKETYVKFETLSLKPRTVNVGEQLWARRYTDESERLLLCSRSSMDSQMTFKSEGSRSEYLC; from the exons ATGTATCTGTTTGTTTACTTCTACCTCCTACTGAGtttttttgaagaaatgcaTGGGTTTTGTCCTTCACAATGCACTTGCATTTACCATGGCAGAAGTGATGGCACTGGAACAag gTCTGTGCTCTGTAATGATCCTGATATGTATGAGATCCCTGTGAATGTTCCTGTGGATACTGTAAAACTTCGTATAGAGAAAACTGTCATACGAAGGATTCCAACTGAAGCCTTTTACTACCTAGTAGATCTCAAATACCTGTGGGTAACTTATAACTGTGTAGCCAACATTGATATCAGCAGTTTCTATAACCTGAAACAACTGCATGAGCTACGGCTGGATGGTAACCTGCTCTCAACTTTCCCTTGGGAATCACTGGCTGAGATGCCCAACCTACGGACTCTTGATCTACACAACAATAAAGTGACCAGCATTCCCGCTGACGCTGGACGGTACCTGAGAAACCTCACCTACCTGGACATATCCAGCAACAAGCTAACCACCTTGCCGTCAGACTTGATGGACATTTGGCCCCCCTTCTCAGAAGCTGTCCTGTCCAAGAACAAAGACATTCTGGCGACCCAGAGAGTAATTTTGG GTTTGCAGGACAACCCATGGTTTTGTGACTGTCGCATTTCAAAGCTAATTGAATTTTCCAAAATTGTGGACATCTCAGTTGTACTTCTTGATCCATTGGTTTCATGTAGTGGACCTGAGAGCCTGGCAGGAATCTTGTTCCAGAGAGCTGAGTTAGAGCAGTGTCTTAAACCATCTGTGATGACATCGGCGACAAAAATCACTTCCCCGCTGGGAAGCAATGTTCTGCTACGCTGCGATGCGACTGGGTACCCAACGCCACAGCTTACTTGGACTAGGTCAGACAATATACCAGTGAACTATACAG TAATTCAAGAAACACCTGGAGAGGGTGTCAGATGGTCCATAATAAGCTTGACAGGGATTTCATACAAGGATGCAGGAGAATACAGATGTAAAGCCAAGAACTTAGCAGGAATGTCAGAAGCTGCTGTTACTGTCACAGTGGTTGGTGTAGTTACTACAACTGTGTCACCACAGAAATACGTAAGGAAGCAAGAGGCAGAGAGACAGACTACCACTCGGGAGGAATCCAAGCAGGAACCTGAGAGGACAACCGCACCTCTTCCCACCACGCCAACCACCACAGCACTGGTTAGCACTGAAAGATCAACGAGCATCAGGTTAACTGACAAGAAGCAATCCAGGCCCATGtttgatggaaagaaaaactcaAAAGCAGTGACAAACGGAAACAAAAAGCAGACTGGAGAGATAAGCAAGAAAGGTGAGGAGACAAAGCAGACTGGGGCGATAAGCACAAAAGGTGAGGAGACTTCACTGAATACAGCAGGTATGGCTGAACAAAATGTTACTGTAAAGAACCTAAGGGTGATCAGTGAAACTGATGAAAGAGTGACCTTAACTTGGAAAACTGTCAATGCCACAAGCAACTCTGCAGTCACTGTGTTATACTCCAAGTACGGTGAGAAGGATATGTTGCCTCTGAGCACTGACTCTAGCAAAAACAAAGTCACAATTGATGGTTTGCAGCCTAGTACTCAATATATGGCATGTGTGTCACCCAAAGGAGTGCCACCTACAAAAGAGCAGTGCATTATTTTCTCCACTGATAGGTTAAGTGATGAAAGCAGCTCTCAGTTTTCTATTCTGATACTGGCCAGCAGTGCAGCATGTGTGGTTGTTTTACCTTTGGTATTTTTCTTACTCtacaaagttttaaaacttcatGTGAAACCGAAAACTGCAAGGGAAGCTGACCTTGCGAAAGAGACCTATGTGAAATTTGAAACACTGTCTCTGAAGCCTCGAACAGTGAATGTCGGCGAGCAGCTCTGGGCACGAAGGTACACAGATGAGTCGGAAAGACTTCTCCTTTGTTCTAGGTCAAGCATGGATTCTCAAATGACCTTCAAAAGTGAGGGCTCTAGGTCTGAGTATCTGTGTTGA